The proteins below are encoded in one region of Vespula pensylvanica isolate Volc-1 chromosome 4, ASM1446617v1, whole genome shotgun sequence:
- the LOC122628759 gene encoding forkhead box protein K1 isoform X3, translating to MSTYSRTQESDAWALLALKSAPASPTKMQWNPEAKGAPIARLEGREFEYMVRQRRITIGRNSSKGEVDVNMGHSNFISRRHLEIFYDHPFFFMTCNGKNGVFVDGVFQRKGAPAFQLPKTCTFRFPSTNIRLVFQSLVDEQEQGNVRVPSPPKQRVPLPPLRINIPDTGYSSPFPSPTGTISAANSCPASPRAGQGRRNISADLQMVAAYAAAVANDPQNSGMERHEGTQSSSRQISPEPGTEQRYRGSSSSGPNGTTAHYSPPKDDSKPPYSYAQLIVQAIASAPDKQLTLSGIYSYITKNYPYYRTADKGWQNSIRHNLSLNRYFIKVPRSQEEPGKGSFWRIDPQSEAKLIEQAFRRRRQRGVPCFRAPFGLSSRSAPASPSHVGISGLMTPECLSREGSPGPETYPDNSVPSPAGHLTSQSAPGSPGHPYPPSSQQSHKGRLVQQITVVTNGVSGDAAREEKYLVPGNIVEEHSLSPAGQYSPAPVIVQTTYNYSGSFIGPDAGVGVGKRAHDESDSSPGSPAPLAIVESPEPLEHQQQQQQQPKRQRVHDVDDH from the exons ATGTCTACGTACTCTCGCACTCAGGAGAGCGACGCGTGGGCCCTCCTGGCACTGAAGTCGGCACCGGCCAGTCCGACGAAGATGCAGTGGAATCCAGAGGCAAAGGGTGCGCCGATCGCGCGACTCGAAGGTCGGGAATTCGAGTACATGGTTAGGCAGAGACGCATCACCATCGGTCGAAACAGCAGCAAGGGTGAGGTCGACGTCAACATGGGCCACTCCAATTTTATCTCGCGCCGACACCTCGAGATCTTCTACGATCATCCGTTCTTCTTTATGACCTGCAACGGCAAGAACGGCGTCTTCGTCGATGGCGTGTTCCAACGTAAGGGCGCACCTGCCTTTCAATTGCCAAAAAC GTGCACATTTAGATTTCCAAGTACAAATATAAGACTTGTGTTTCAATCCTTGGTGGATGAACAAGAGCAAGGTAATGTACGCGTACCATCTCCTCCCAAACAGAGAGTGCCACTACCGCCtctacgtataaatatacctGATACGGGATATAGTAgtccctttccttctcctaCGGGAACCATAAGTGCTGCTAACTCCTGTCCAGCCAGTCCACGAGCAGGTCAGggtagaagaaatatttcggcGGATTTACAAATGGTAGCGGCGTATGCTGCGGCGGTCGCGAATGATCCACAAAATTCTGGAATGGAGAGGCATGAGGGAACCCAAAGTTCCAGTAGGCAAATCAGTCCCGAACCTGGGACTGAGCAGCGTTATAGGGGTAGCAGTAGTTCGGGTCCAAACGGTACAACGGCACATTATAGTCCGCCAAAAGATGACTCTAAGCCTCCGTACTCGTATGCTCAACTTATCGTTCAAGCGATAGCATCTGCGCCGGACAAACAGCTCACGTTGTCGGgcatttattcgtatataacaaaaaattatcctTACTATAGAACTGCCGACAAGGGATGGCAGAATTCTATTAGACATAATCTATCATTAAATCGTTACTTTATAAAAGTACCAAGAAGTCAAGAGGAACCTGGTAAAGGTTCTTTCTGGAGGATAGACCCACAGTCCGAAGCAAAGTTAATAGAACAAGCCTTTAGacgaagaagacaaagagGTGTACCTTGCTTCCGAGCTCCATTTGGATTATCCTCAAG AAGTGCACCTGCGTCTCCATCTCATGTGGGAATTAGTGGTTTAATGACACCGGAATGCCTGAGTAGGGAAGGTTCGCCAGGACCTGAAACATATCCTGATAATTCTGTTCCTTCTCCAGCTGGTCATCTCACGAGTCAGTCTGCACCAGGATCACCGGGACATCCATATCCGCCGTCTTCCCAACAATCCCATAAAGGACGTTTGGTACAGCAAATAACTGTTGTCACTAATGGCGTAAGTGGAGACGCAGCGAGAGAAG AAAAATACTTGGTGCCTGGAAACATAGTAGAGGAGCATTCTTTATCTCCGGCTGGACAATACAGCCCAGCTCCTGTTATTGTACAAACAACATATAATTACAG TGGAAGCTTTATCGGCCCTGACGCAGGCGTTGGGGTTGGCAAAAGAGCACACGACGAATCAGATAGTTCACCTGGTTCTCCAGCTCCGCTTGCCATCGTTGAAAGTCCCGAGCCTCTCGAGcatcagcaacaacaacaacagcagccaAAACGTCAACGTGTGCATGACGTGGATGATCATTGA
- the LOC122628759 gene encoding forkhead box protein K1 isoform X2 — protein MSTYSRTQESDAWALLALKSAPASPTKMQWNPEAKGAPIARLEGREFEYMVRQRRITIGRNSSKGEVDVNMGHSNFISRRHLEIFYDHPFFFMTCNGKNGVFVDGVFQRKGAPAFQLPKTCTFRFPSTNIRLVFQSLVDEQEQGNVRVPSPPKQRVPLPPLRINIPDTGYSSPFPSPTGTISAANSCPASPRAGQGRRNISADLQMVAAYAAAVANDPQNSGMERHEGTQSSSRQISPEPGTEQRYRGSSSSGPNGTTAHYSPPKDDSKPPYSYAQLIVQAIASAPDKQLTLSGIYSYITKNYPYYRTADKGWQNSIRHNLSLNRYFIKVPRSQEEPGKGSFWRIDPQSEAKLIEQAFRRRRQRGVPCFRAPFGLSSRSAPASPSHVGISGLMTPECLSREGSPGPETYPDNSVPSPAGHLTSQSAPGSPGHPYPPSSQQSHKGRLVQQITVVTNGVSGDAAREGIYTLSIAYITYVIYIFVIPMGKFSMSIVEKYLVPGNIVEEHSLSPAGQYSPAPVIVQTTYNYSGSFIGPDAGVGVGKRAHDESDSSPGSPAPLAIVESPEPLEHQQQQQQQPKRQRVHDVDDH, from the exons ATGTCTACGTACTCTCGCACTCAGGAGAGCGACGCGTGGGCCCTCCTGGCACTGAAGTCGGCACCGGCCAGTCCGACGAAGATGCAGTGGAATCCAGAGGCAAAGGGTGCGCCGATCGCGCGACTCGAAGGTCGGGAATTCGAGTACATGGTTAGGCAGAGACGCATCACCATCGGTCGAAACAGCAGCAAGGGTGAGGTCGACGTCAACATGGGCCACTCCAATTTTATCTCGCGCCGACACCTCGAGATCTTCTACGATCATCCGTTCTTCTTTATGACCTGCAACGGCAAGAACGGCGTCTTCGTCGATGGCGTGTTCCAACGTAAGGGCGCACCTGCCTTTCAATTGCCAAAAAC GTGCACATTTAGATTTCCAAGTACAAATATAAGACTTGTGTTTCAATCCTTGGTGGATGAACAAGAGCAAGGTAATGTACGCGTACCATCTCCTCCCAAACAGAGAGTGCCACTACCGCCtctacgtataaatatacctGATACGGGATATAGTAgtccctttccttctcctaCGGGAACCATAAGTGCTGCTAACTCCTGTCCAGCCAGTCCACGAGCAGGTCAGggtagaagaaatatttcggcGGATTTACAAATGGTAGCGGCGTATGCTGCGGCGGTCGCGAATGATCCACAAAATTCTGGAATGGAGAGGCATGAGGGAACCCAAAGTTCCAGTAGGCAAATCAGTCCCGAACCTGGGACTGAGCAGCGTTATAGGGGTAGCAGTAGTTCGGGTCCAAACGGTACAACGGCACATTATAGTCCGCCAAAAGATGACTCTAAGCCTCCGTACTCGTATGCTCAACTTATCGTTCAAGCGATAGCATCTGCGCCGGACAAACAGCTCACGTTGTCGGgcatttattcgtatataacaaaaaattatcctTACTATAGAACTGCCGACAAGGGATGGCAGAATTCTATTAGACATAATCTATCATTAAATCGTTACTTTATAAAAGTACCAAGAAGTCAAGAGGAACCTGGTAAAGGTTCTTTCTGGAGGATAGACCCACAGTCCGAAGCAAAGTTAATAGAACAAGCCTTTAGacgaagaagacaaagagGTGTACCTTGCTTCCGAGCTCCATTTGGATTATCCTCAAG AAGTGCACCTGCGTCTCCATCTCATGTGGGAATTAGTGGTTTAATGACACCGGAATGCCTGAGTAGGGAAGGTTCGCCAGGACCTGAAACATATCCTGATAATTCTGTTCCTTCTCCAGCTGGTCATCTCACGAGTCAGTCTGCACCAGGATCACCGGGACATCCATATCCGCCGTCTTCCCAACAATCCCATAAAGGACGTTTGGTACAGCAAATAACTGTTGTCACTAATGGCGTAAGTGGAGACGCAGCGAGAGAAGGTATTTATACACTTTCAATTGCTTACATTACAtacgttatttatatatttgtgatTCCAATGGGAAAGTTTTCTATGTCGATTGTAGAAAAATACTTGGTGCCTGGAAACATAGTAGAGGAGCATTCTTTATCTCCGGCTGGACAATACAGCCCAGCTCCTGTTATTGTACAAACAACATATAATTACAG TGGAAGCTTTATCGGCCCTGACGCAGGCGTTGGGGTTGGCAAAAGAGCACACGACGAATCAGATAGTTCACCTGGTTCTCCAGCTCCGCTTGCCATCGTTGAAAGTCCCGAGCCTCTCGAGcatcagcaacaacaacaacagcagccaAAACGTCAACGTGTGCATGACGTGGATGATCATTGA
- the LOC122628759 gene encoding forkhead box protein K1 isoform X1 → MQWNPEAKGAPIARLEGREFEYMVRQRRITIGRNSSKGEVDVNMGHSNFISRRHLEIFYDHPFFFMTCNGKNGVFVDGVFQRKGAPAFQLPKTCTFRFPSTNIRLVFQSLVDEQEQGNVRVPSPPKQRVPLPPLRINIPDTGYSSPFPSPTGTISAANSCPASPRAGQGRRNISADLQMVAAYAAAVANDPQNSGMERHEGTQSSSRQISPEPGTEQRYRGSSSSGPNGTTAHYSPPKDDSKPPYSYAQLIVQAIASAPDKQLTLSGIYSYITKNYPYYRTADKGWQNSIRHNLSLNRYFIKVPRSQEEPGKGSFWRIDPQSEAKLIEQAFRRRRQRGVPCFRAPFGLSSRSAPASPSHVGISGLMTPECLSREGSPGPETYPDNSVPSPAGHLTSQSAPGSPGHPYPPSSQQSHKGRLVQQITVVTNGVSGDAAREEKYLVPGNIVEEHSLSPAGQYSPAPVIVQTTYNYSGSFIGPDAGVGVGKRAHDESDSSPGSPAPLAIVESPEPLEHQQQQQQQPKRQRVHDVDDH, encoded by the exons ATGCAGTGGAATCCAGAGGCAAAGGGTGCGCCGATCGCGCGACTCGAAGGTCGGGAATTCGAGTACATGGTTAGGCAGAGACGCATCACCATCGGTCGAAACAGCAGCAAGGGTGAGGTCGACGTCAACATGGGCCACTCCAATTTTATCTCGCGCCGACACCTCGAGATCTTCTACGATCATCCGTTCTTCTTTATGACCTGCAACGGCAAGAACGGCGTCTTCGTCGATGGCGTGTTCCAACGTAAGGGCGCACCTGCCTTTCAATTGCCAAAAAC GTGCACATTTAGATTTCCAAGTACAAATATAAGACTTGTGTTTCAATCCTTGGTGGATGAACAAGAGCAAGGTAATGTACGCGTACCATCTCCTCCCAAACAGAGAGTGCCACTACCGCCtctacgtataaatatacctGATACGGGATATAGTAgtccctttccttctcctaCGGGAACCATAAGTGCTGCTAACTCCTGTCCAGCCAGTCCACGAGCAGGTCAGggtagaagaaatatttcggcGGATTTACAAATGGTAGCGGCGTATGCTGCGGCGGTCGCGAATGATCCACAAAATTCTGGAATGGAGAGGCATGAGGGAACCCAAAGTTCCAGTAGGCAAATCAGTCCCGAACCTGGGACTGAGCAGCGTTATAGGGGTAGCAGTAGTTCGGGTCCAAACGGTACAACGGCACATTATAGTCCGCCAAAAGATGACTCTAAGCCTCCGTACTCGTATGCTCAACTTATCGTTCAAGCGATAGCATCTGCGCCGGACAAACAGCTCACGTTGTCGGgcatttattcgtatataacaaaaaattatcctTACTATAGAACTGCCGACAAGGGATGGCAGAATTCTATTAGACATAATCTATCATTAAATCGTTACTTTATAAAAGTACCAAGAAGTCAAGAGGAACCTGGTAAAGGTTCTTTCTGGAGGATAGACCCACAGTCCGAAGCAAAGTTAATAGAACAAGCCTTTAGacgaagaagacaaagagGTGTACCTTGCTTCCGAGCTCCATTTGGATTATCCTCAAG AAGTGCACCTGCGTCTCCATCTCATGTGGGAATTAGTGGTTTAATGACACCGGAATGCCTGAGTAGGGAAGGTTCGCCAGGACCTGAAACATATCCTGATAATTCTGTTCCTTCTCCAGCTGGTCATCTCACGAGTCAGTCTGCACCAGGATCACCGGGACATCCATATCCGCCGTCTTCCCAACAATCCCATAAAGGACGTTTGGTACAGCAAATAACTGTTGTCACTAATGGCGTAAGTGGAGACGCAGCGAGAGAAG AAAAATACTTGGTGCCTGGAAACATAGTAGAGGAGCATTCTTTATCTCCGGCTGGACAATACAGCCCAGCTCCTGTTATTGTACAAACAACATATAATTACAG TGGAAGCTTTATCGGCCCTGACGCAGGCGTTGGGGTTGGCAAAAGAGCACACGACGAATCAGATAGTTCACCTGGTTCTCCAGCTCCGCTTGCCATCGTTGAAAGTCCCGAGCCTCTCGAGcatcagcaacaacaacaacagcagccaAAACGTCAACGTGTGCATGACGTGGATGATCATTGA
- the LOC122628758 gene encoding uncharacterized protein LOC122628758, which translates to MTATMLSRNWGWGLFVLVFLVLATPSPAAIRRADRGHCNKTVDIYEDVSSPAVTAANMGKPLYCWYRFRAFRGTPRDWILRVRFKKFKVGVLENATTCSGGYLQIIDGNTKTEVSNRKDPGVYCGESEQPQTFISETSFVRVIFHAENFTDQTYFSFDSRAEQQLDVYLRYGQHPELYPNRRGEIVPGSYCERVFKDCRLQTCYVQSPAFPGIYPRALHCKYKLNTRLPFIKLYIENEEFNIDGQRCENIMTCPMRPISSGSEHCPYDYIRVFDGKDENSPVIGTFCGMGKFPYSIIGTSEDLYVEFVSSPAGPLLNTGFHFNVGNWPGHVETAGVKNGSCDWLLNSESLVSGNEGIFLSVAHWYPPHTSCTYLLRGRPGEIARLYFPSFRVNRIESPIKPYDGDCGESLTLYDADWPDDARIIKTFCDTFSKPMEKHDFVSTSNALFVRFESKTGSYSGSSLYYWAHYDFFNATRFGEPVPGTECDEKFTSWRARVGRLRSPLNTLIYKRPGNPPMDLSCTYTFLTDKRLFARVILTIESVSFKERSTGHCGHCWDSRVDRLVIREPGPDGVKGTCICRRDEEDSVPISPIRVVSRGERLDLKFLIDGVRAAANYFKQPSPIFEANYEFAHSPLCGPAILPAITDGEIEFPHYEALGYVAPPRSIKCIWELRVNHERDLWLHFDKIKFASRSCEDGKLEIFLPGSIDPFLGICGENVSYVREMPVISASQILPTDRDDTEYSNIVIQFTGTMAPARAAFKIVWTELYHLPRDSSGGLHTQKLDEECGFRCPGDAGCIPMRLVCNGVVNCPSTSSTIVVPYNNNSRPEPDDESLESCAGPLGSNGGSVVGPAGWAGAGLGAGLAILLAVTCLIVVCRICKRRSRSRDIHVPY; encoded by the exons ATGACAGCAACGATGCTTTCGAGGAATTGGGGCTGGGGGTTGTtcgttcttgtttttctcgttcttgCCACCCCCAGTCCCGCTGCCATTCGCAGAG cGGACCGTGGTCACTGCAACAAGACCGTGGACATCTACGAGGATGTTTCTAGTCCTGCAGTGACCGCTGCCAACATGGGAAAACCACTTTACTGCTGGTATCGTTTTCGTGCTTTTCGTGGAACACCAAGAGATTGGATTCTTCGTGTACGTTTCAAGAAATTCAAAGTGGGCGTATTGGAGAATGCGACTACTTGTTCGGGTGGTTACCTGCAG ATCATAGACGGCAACACGAAAACCGAGGTGAGCAATCGCAAGGACCCCGGTGTCTATTGTGGCGAATCCGAGCAACCGCAAACGTTCATTTCCGAGACGAGCTTCGTACGAGTGATCTTCCACGCGGAGAACTTCACGGACCAAACTTACTTCAGTTTCGACTCGCGGGCAGAGCAGCAGCTCGACGTTTACCTGAGGTACGGCCAGCATCCAGAACTTTATCCAAACAGAAGGGGCGAGATCGTGCCTGGGAGTTACTGCGAGAGGGTTTTTAAGGACTGCAGATTGCAAACGTGCTACGTACAGAGCCCAGCCTTTCCGGGTATTTATCCGCGAGCTTTGCACTGTAAATACAAGCTAAACACACGGTTGCCATTCATAAAGCTCTATATAGAGAATGAAGAGTTCAATATCGACGGACAACGATGCGAGAATATAATGACTTGCCCGATGAGACCGATAAGCTCCGGCTCGGAGCATTGTCCGTACGATTATATACGTGTCTTCGATGGGAAGGATGAAAATAGTCCTGTAATCGGTACATTCTGCGGTATGGGTAAATTCCCCTACAGTATAATCGGCACCAGCGAGGATCTCTATGTCGAATTTGTTTCCTCACCAGCCGGACCGCTCTTGAACACGGGTTTTCACTTTAACGTTGGCAACTGGCCTGGTCACGTCGAAACGGCAGGCGTAAAAAACGGTAGCTGCGACTGGCTACTCAACAGCGAGTCCCTCGTAAGCGGTAACGAGGGTATCTTCCTGTCCGTCGCGCACTGGTACCCACCCCATACGAGCTGTACCTATTTGCTGAGGGGTCGCCCTGGTGAAATAGCCAGGCTTTATTTCCCCAGTTTCCGTGTCAATCGAATCGAGTCGCCCATCAAGCCTTACGACGGTGACTGCGGCGAGAGTCTTACTCTATACGATGCGGATTGGCCGGACGATGCTAGAATAATCAAGACCTTTTGCGATACCTTCAGCAAGCCCATGGAAAAGCACGATTTTGTTTCCACTTCGAACGCTCTATTCGTTAGATTCGAAAGTAAAACCGGCAGTTACTCGGGGAGTTCCCTTTACTATTGGGCACATTATGACTTTTTCAATGCCACGAGATTCGGCGAGCCTGTGCCTGGCACAGAATGCGACGAAAAGTTTACTTCGTGGAGAGCTCGTGTTGGACGTTTGAGATCACCCCTGAACACGTTGATTTATAAACGACCTGGGAACCCACCGATGGATCTCTCATGTACCTATACGTTCCTCACGGACAAAAGACTTTTCGCTAGAGTGATATTAACCATAGAATCGGTGTCTTTCAAGGAACGTTCTACCGGTCACTGTGGTCATTGCTGGGACAGTCGAGTCGATAGATTGGTTATACGAGAACCTGGGCCAGACGGCGTTAAGGGTACTTGTATATGTCGTCGTGACGAGGAAGATAGTGTACCGATATCACCGATCAGAGTAGTATCCCGTGGCGAGAGACTCGATCTGAAGTTTCTAATAGACGGTGTTCGGGCAGCCGCGAATTACTTCAAACAACCTTCGCCGATTTTCGAGGCCAATTACGAATTCGCTCACAGTCCACTCTGTGGGCCTGCGATATTGCCTGCTATCACGGACGGTGAAATCGAATTTCCTCATTACGAGGCACTAGGCTACGTTGCTCCACCGAGATCGATCAAATGTATTTGGGAATTAAGAGTCAATCACGAACGAGACTTGTGGCTACACttcgataagataaaatttgCTTCTCGTTCCTGCGAAGACGGTAAGCTAGAAATCTTTCTTcctggatcgatcgatccctTCCTCGGTATTTGCGGAGAGAATGTCAGCTATGTCAGAGAAATGCCCGTCATCTCGGCTAGTCAAATTCTACCAACCGATCGTGACGACACGGAATATTCGAACATAGTAATACAATTTACTGGAACTATGGCACCAGCTAGAGCCGCCTTTAAAATCGTCTGGACCGAACTCTATCATTTACCAAGGGATAGTTCCGGCGGACTACACACGCAAAAACTCGACGAGGAATGCGGCTTCCGTTGTCCCGGTGACGCTGGTTGCATACCTATGAGATTGGTATGTAACGGCGTTGTCAATTGTCCCAGTACCAGCTCGACTATCGTCGTTCCGTACAACAACAATAGTCGTCCTGAGCCTGACGACGAGTCTCTCGAAAGCTGTGCTGGACCTCTTGGATCGAACGGTGGAAGTGTCGTTGGTCCTGCTGGTTGGGCTGGTGCCGGACTCGGTGCTGGTTTGGCCATATTACTTGCAGTTACTTGCCTCATCGTGGTCTGTCGCATTTGTAAACGTCGCTCTCGTTCTAGAGACATTCACGTACCGTACTAG
- the LOC122628386 gene encoding innexin inx2-like, translated as MLELFSPIKCLLQEERIRIDNVVFRLHSRATVLLFLVCATLVTAKQFIGEPISCISDHSIDRTTLNAYCWIYSTFTVARHLKGIPGRTVASPGIGNASQDDELYYHRYYQWVCFILGLQAILFYVPRALWGIWERDTVALLARDLSTSFLDRDAWTENRKRQLVDYFIEGDLRMTHNFYALRYFLCEVFNFLNTIGQLYLLDLFFEGEFRHYGVAVLAFSKEKQYSDKIDPMTRLFPKVTKCTMHTFGSAGSTQIHDALCVLSLNVMNEKVFFFIWFWLIFLTILGFFALFYRIIVFSQARVRVYLLRASMRTLAHAKANTIVRVLTFGDCFLLHRLAQNVSPIIYRELIDELAISLSTKHFKGLV; from the exons ATGTTGGAACTCTTTTCCCCTATCAAGTGTCTTCTTCAGGAGGAACGAATTCGGATCGACAACGTTGTGTTCAGGTTACATTCACGCGCAACGGTTCTCCTATTTCTCGTCTGTGCTACGCTCGTAACCGCTAAACAGTTCATAGGCGAACCAATTAGCTGCATCTCCGATCACAGCATAG ACAGAACGACGTTAAACGCATACTGCTGGATATATAGTACCTTCACAGTGGCACGTCACTTAAAGGGAATACCAGGTCGAACTGTGGCAAGTCCAGGAATAGGAAATGCATCTCAGGACGACGAATTATACTATCATCGTTATTACCAGTGG GTTTGCTTTATTCTCGGCTTACAAGCGATTCTCTTTTACGTGCCGCGAGCGTTATGGGGAATATGGGAAAGGGATACCGTCGCTTTGCTCGCGAGGGACCTTTCCACTTCGTTTCTGGATCGAGATGCTTGGACCGAGAATAGAAAGCGTCAACTAGTCGACTATTTTATTGAAGGTGATCTTCGAATGACGCACAATTTCTACGCTCTTCGTTATTTCCTCTGcgaagtttttaattttctcaataCG ATAGGACAATTATATCTATTGGATCTATTCTTCGAGGGTGAATTTAGACATTACGGAGTCGCAGTTTTAGCATTTTCCAAGGAAAAACAATACTCCGATAAGATAGATCCAATGACCCGACTCTTTCCCAAGGTCACCAAGTGCACGATGCACACCTTCGGCTCAGCCGGCTCGACCCAAATTCACGACGCTCTTTGCGTTCTCTCGTTGAACGTGATGAACGAAAAggtcttcttctttatttggTTCTGGCTGATATTTCTAACGATTCTCGgcttttttgctctcttttaCAG GATCATTGTTTTCTCTCAAGCGAGGGTAAGAGTCTATCTTTTGCGAGCTTCGATGAGGACCCTTGCGCATGCCAAAGCAAATACCATAGTTCGAGTGCTTACTTTTGGCGATTGCTTTCTCCTCCATCGACTCGCACAGAACGTGAGCCCGATCATATACAGGGAACTAATCGACGAGTTGGCAATCAGCCTATCGACGAAGCATTTCAAAGGATTAGTCTAA
- the LOC122628387 gene encoding uncharacterized protein LOC122628387 isoform X1 — MATVFESPFLSNRLRQIEERYEPSTFGRCDCTSYSYLSLSVILFTVGTAITVFALGDVAEGYVFSNLGHMWLIGPIFICSGLMVAVKCMLYLRRKSVIQMIFHQRQLFRHLQELAASPSVGTSGMGTPGPPSYEVITQAQGSNELPPPSYAEAVSLLRQAGINDTKLDCGTVSCSTINVDENMRSKP, encoded by the exons aTGGCTACGGTCTTCGAGAGTCCATTTCTGTCGAACCGACTGCGTCAGATCGAAGAACGTTACGAACCGAGCACGTTTGGCAGGTGCGATTGCACGAGCTATAGTTATTTATCGTTGAGTGTCATTCTCTTCACGGTCGGAACAGCGATCACCGTATTTGCGCTCGGCGATGTCGCTGAGGGATACGTATTTTCCAATTTGGGCCACATGTGGCTCATAGGTCCGATCTTTATTTGTTCCGGACTGATGGTCGCCGTTAAGTGTATGCTATATCTTAGAAGAAAGTCCGTCATACAAATGATCTTTCATCAACGACAACTTTTCAGG CATTTGCAGGAACTGGCAGCTTCTCCGAGCGTCGGTACAAGCGGTATGGGTACTCCCGGACCACCTTCTTACGAAGTTATTACGCAAGCTCAAGGATCAAATGAATTGCCACCTCCTTCATACGCGGAAgctgtttctcttttacgacAAGCGGGAATTAATG ATACGAAATTGGATTGTGGGACTGTTTCGTGCAGTACCATCAATGTCGATGAGAATATGCGTAGCAAACCATGA
- the LOC122628387 gene encoding uncharacterized protein LOC122628387 isoform X2: protein MATVFESPFLSNRLRQIEERYEPSTFGRCDCTSYSYLSLSVILFTVGTAITVFALGDVAEGYVFSNLGHMWLIGPIFICSGLMVAVKCMLYLRRKSVIQMIFHQRQLFRELAASPSVGTSGMGTPGPPSYEVITQAQGSNELPPPSYAEAVSLLRQAGINDTKLDCGTVSCSTINVDENMRSKP, encoded by the exons aTGGCTACGGTCTTCGAGAGTCCATTTCTGTCGAACCGACTGCGTCAGATCGAAGAACGTTACGAACCGAGCACGTTTGGCAGGTGCGATTGCACGAGCTATAGTTATTTATCGTTGAGTGTCATTCTCTTCACGGTCGGAACAGCGATCACCGTATTTGCGCTCGGCGATGTCGCTGAGGGATACGTATTTTCCAATTTGGGCCACATGTGGCTCATAGGTCCGATCTTTATTTGTTCCGGACTGATGGTCGCCGTTAAGTGTATGCTATATCTTAGAAGAAAGTCCGTCATACAAATGATCTTTCATCAACGACAACTTTTCAGG GAACTGGCAGCTTCTCCGAGCGTCGGTACAAGCGGTATGGGTACTCCCGGACCACCTTCTTACGAAGTTATTACGCAAGCTCAAGGATCAAATGAATTGCCACCTCCTTCATACGCGGAAgctgtttctcttttacgacAAGCGGGAATTAATG ATACGAAATTGGATTGTGGGACTGTTTCGTGCAGTACCATCAATGTCGATGAGAATATGCGTAGCAAACCATGA